The following are encoded together in the Citrus sinensis cultivar Valencia sweet orange chromosome 1, DVS_A1.0, whole genome shotgun sequence genome:
- the LOC102607783 gene encoding protein REGULATOR OF FATTY ACID COMPOSITION 3, chloroplastic isoform X1 → MHNFLFWLCERKMESLLHSTSATYLVPKFPKLITYNQNSCLAFARNSVIVGAKRSNKKKNNNDNNKEDSHSFFSKADEDNLFFPEAVLLKEKKVQEDGRALPEFADDEEEKLYESLNIELESELNVERRRHYEVVYLIHEKYEEDVGSVNEKVQDFLREKKGRVWRLNDWGLRRLAYKIQKAKKAHYILMNFELEAKWINDFKTMLDKDEKVIRHLVIKRDKAITEDCPPPPEFHTLRAEMHGYDEEEDDIDYDDEEYDDEYDDGEGDEMDDNDDDDFEHGFSIVNVDDNEGEDSNDRSANISTIGRSNLRAEKVSR, encoded by the exons ATGCACAACTTTCTCTTTTGGCTCTGTGAACGAAAAATGGAGTCACTTCTGCACAGCACCTCAGCAACTTATCTAGTGCCTAAATTCCCAAAATTGATAACTTATAACCAAAACTCATGCTTAGCATTTGCAAGAAATTCAGTGATAGTGGGAGCTAAAAGgagcaacaagaagaagaacaacaatgACAACAACAAAGAAGATTCTCATAGCTTCTTCTCAAAAGCTGATGAAGACAATCTCTTTTTCCCAGAAGCCGTTCTCCTTAAAGag AAGAAAGTTCAGGAAGATGGTAGAGCTCTTCCTGAATTTGCTGATGATGAAGAAG AGAAGCTATATGAATCTCTAAACATTGAGTTGGAAAGTGAATTGAATGTGGAACGAA GGCGCCATTATGAAGtggtttatttaattcatgaGAAGTATGAAGAGGATGTTGGAAGTGTTAATGAGAAAGTTCAAG ACTTTTTGAGGGAGAAGAAAGGCAGGGTGTGGAGACTGAATGATTGGGGTCTGCGTAGACTAGCATACAAGATACAGAAAGCCAAGAAAGCCCACTACATATTGATGAACTTTGAGTTGGAAGCCAAATGGATCAATGATTTCAAGACCATGTtagacaaagatgaaaaagtcATTCGACATCTTGTGATAAAGAGAGACAAGGCAATCACGGAAGATTGCCCTCCTCCTCCCGAGTTTCACACTTTGCGTGCGGAAATGCATGGTTACGATGAAGAGGAGGATGATATAgattatgatgatgaagaatatGATGACGAATATGATGATGGTGAGGGTGATGAGATGGATGACAATGACGACGATGACTTTGAACATGGCTTCAGTATAGTTAATGTAGATGATAACGAAGGAGAAGACAGCAATGACAGATCAGCCAATATAAGCACCATAGGAAGAAGCAACCTTAGAGCTGAGAAAGTAAGTAGGTAG
- the LOC102607783 gene encoding protein REGULATOR OF FATTY ACID COMPOSITION 3, chloroplastic isoform X2 has translation MSSGVVYLVMGNLFFIVCYKKKVQEDGRALPEFADDEEEKLYESLNIELESELNVERRRHYEVVYLIHEKYEEDVGSVNEKVQDFLREKKGRVWRLNDWGLRRLAYKIQKAKKAHYILMNFELEAKWINDFKTMLDKDEKVIRHLVIKRDKAITEDCPPPPEFHTLRAEMHGYDEEEDDIDYDDEEYDDEYDDGEGDEMDDNDDDDFEHGFSIVNVDDNEGEDSNDRSANISTIGRSNLRAEKVSR, from the exons ATGAGTTCTGGGGTTGTGTATCTTGTTATggggaatttatttttcattgtgTGTTACAAG AAGAAAGTTCAGGAAGATGGTAGAGCTCTTCCTGAATTTGCTGATGATGAAGAAG AGAAGCTATATGAATCTCTAAACATTGAGTTGGAAAGTGAATTGAATGTGGAACGAA GGCGCCATTATGAAGtggtttatttaattcatgaGAAGTATGAAGAGGATGTTGGAAGTGTTAATGAGAAAGTTCAAG ACTTTTTGAGGGAGAAGAAAGGCAGGGTGTGGAGACTGAATGATTGGGGTCTGCGTAGACTAGCATACAAGATACAGAAAGCCAAGAAAGCCCACTACATATTGATGAACTTTGAGTTGGAAGCCAAATGGATCAATGATTTCAAGACCATGTtagacaaagatgaaaaagtcATTCGACATCTTGTGATAAAGAGAGACAAGGCAATCACGGAAGATTGCCCTCCTCCTCCCGAGTTTCACACTTTGCGTGCGGAAATGCATGGTTACGATGAAGAGGAGGATGATATAgattatgatgatgaagaatatGATGACGAATATGATGATGGTGAGGGTGATGAGATGGATGACAATGACGACGATGACTTTGAACATGGCTTCAGTATAGTTAATGTAGATGATAACGAAGGAGAAGACAGCAATGACAGATCAGCCAATATAAGCACCATAGGAAGAAGCAACCTTAGAGCTGAGAAAGTAAGTAGGTAG